The stretch of DNA GCGATTTCGCAGAAAGGGTTCATCGACATCTTGACGTTAGCGAGGTCGACGCCGGAATTGTCCGCCTTGACGCGAACTTTCACGTTGTAATCGACAACGCGTTTGACAGCTACAAGAACCTTCATGGATTCCTCGTTACTCTCCGGTGAAAAGAAAGTCGCCTAGGCGAACCTGGCGGTTTGATGCTCATCGGCACACAAGGGCACCTCCAAAAACACCGGCAATCGTCGGCGGGGGACCTTGCTCACGGGAGTGATGACCGTTCGTCAGCGGTGACTGAGAGGTCATTCATTATCGTGGCGTGTAAACTGCGCGCCATCGTGGCTCGCGCGTCACCCTTATTTGCCTTCAGCCTGTCTTTCGAGGTGGCCTTGAAACCCACAGTCTGCCTACGGGATGCGCAAAACCGACCGTATATTGACCGGAACGCCTATTCCGGTCAATACGCCAAAATGGTCAGTTATAAGCCGCGTTGCTTTGATTTACCTAGCTTGCGGGCAATTCAAACAAACGTTTGTATTGGACGCTGAGAGTGGTGTAGATATAATGCGCCACCTAGAGAGAAAGGTGGGTCGTCCCCTGCCCTTTGCATGAGATTGATGCAGGCATTGTGGGACGGATCACCGAACCTCCACCCATTAGAAAAAAAAGCCGTTGAGCCTTGAGTAGGAGATAGCCTGTGGAACGCGAATACATGGAATTCGACGTGGTCATCGTCGGCGCTGGCCCGGCAGGCCTGTCTGCCGCCTGCCGATTGAAGCAGAAGGCCGCCGAAGCCGGTAAGGAAATCAGCGTCTGCGTGGTCGAAAAAGGCTCCGAAGTCGGCGCTCATATCCTGTCCGGTGCCGTGTTTGAACCCCGTGCCCTGAACGAACTGTTCCCGGACTGGAAAGAACTCGGTGCACCGCTCAACACCCCTGTTGTGCGTGATGACATCTATGTACTGCGCTCCAGCGAAGCTTCCACCAAAGTGCCTGACTTCTTTGTGCCCAAGACCATGCACAACGAAGGCAACTACATTATTTCCCTGGGCAACCTGTGCCGCTGGCTCGCCCAGCAGGCCGAAAACCTGGGTGTGGAAGTCTACCCAGGCTTCGCCGCCCAGGAAGCGCTGTTCGACGAAAACGGCGTGGTGCGCGGGATCATCACCGGTGACCTGGGCGTCGACCGTGAAGGCAACCCGAAAGAAGGCGTCTACACCCCGGGCATGGAACTGCGTGGCAAGTACACGCTGTTCGCCGAAGGTTGCCGTGGCCACATCGGCAAGCAACTGATCCAGCGCTTCAACCTGGACAGCGACGCCGACGCCCAGCATTACGGCATCGGCCTGAAGGAAATCTGGGAAATCGACCCGGCCAAACACCAGCCAGGCCTGGTGGTGCACACCGCCGGTTGGCCGCTGGACATCATGAGCGCCGAGAACACCGGCGGTTCGTTCCTCTATCACCTGGAAAACAACCAGGTGGTCGTCGGCCTGATCGTCGACCTGTCCTACAGCAACACCTTCCTGTCGCCATTCGACGAGTTCCAGCGCCTCAAGCATCACCCCGTGCTGGCCCAGTACCTGGAAGGCGGCAAACGCATCAGCTACGGCGCCCGTGCCATCTGCAAAGGCGGCCTGAACTCGCTGCCGAAAATGGTGTTCAAGGGCGGCGCGCTGATCGGCTGCGACCTGGGCACCCTGAACTTCGCCAAGATCAAGGGCAGCCACACCGCGATGAAGTCCGGCATGCTCGCCGCTGACGCCGTGGCAGACCGCCTGTTCGCCGAATCCGAAGGCGGTGACGAACTGACCGCTTACGTCGACAGCTTCAAGAACAGCTGGCTCCACGAAGAACTGTTCGCCAGCCGCAACTTCGGCCCGGCGATGCACAAGTTCGGCCCGATCATTGGTGCCGGCTTCAACTGGTTCGACCAGAACATCCTCGGCGGCAAAATGCCGTTTACCCTGCACGATACCAAGCCGGACTACGCCTGCCTCAAGTTGGCCAAGGACAGCAAGAAAATCGACTACCCGAAACCCGACGGCAAGCTGAGCTTCGACAAGCTGAGTTCGGTGTTCATCTCCGGTACCAACCACGAAGAAGAACAACCGTGCCACCTGAAGCTGAAAGACCCGAGCATCCCGATCGGCACCAACCTGCCGCTCTACGATGAACCGGCGCAGCGCTACTGCCCGGCCGGCGTGTATGAAGTGATCACCAAGGAAGACGGCGAGAAGCGCTTCCAGATCAACGCCCAGAACTGCGTGCACTGCAAGACCTGTGACATCAAGGACCCTTCGCAGAACATTACGTGGGTGACGCCGGAAGGTGCGGGTGGGCCGACTTACCCGAATATGTAATCCGCTGCTTGAACAGAAGGCTCCCAAATGGGGGCCTTTTTTTGTAGCCCGGAAAAAGACCCATCGACTCGGTCAAATGTGGGAGCGGGCTTGCTCGCGAAAGCGGTGTATCAGTCACAGATGTTTTGGCTGAACCACCGCTTTCGCGAGCAAGCCCGCTCCCACCTTTTTGACCGAATTGTGCCTGGGAGAGTTATGCCGCCCGCTCATCCCCGGGGCTGCGCTCGAAGTAGCGCTTGTATTCCCGGCTGAACTGCGACGTGCTCTGATACCCCACACTGTGGGCCGCCTGCGCCACGCCCATGCCTTCCACCAGCAGCAACTGCTGTGCCTTGAGCAACCGCAGACGCTTGAGGTACTGCACCGGCGACAACAGCGTGCAGCGCTTGAAGTGTTCGTGGAAGGTCGACGCGCTCATGTGCGCATAACCCGCCAACGTCTCGATATTCAGCGGCTCGGCGTAATGGGCATGCAGGTGATTCAACGAAGTCGCCACCCGGGAAAACTGCCCCTGCTGCTCCACCAGCGCCCGCAGCACATCCGCCTGTGGCCCGCGCAATGCGGTGAACAATAACTCCCGCACCCGCGCCGGGCCCATGATCCGGCTCTCCAGCGGATCGTGCAGGCACTGCAACAGGCGTTCGACACAGCCGCGCATGGCGTCGTCCAGCACCACCGAACTCATCGACTCCAACGTCTGCGCCGCCGGCGGTGGCCCGCTCTGGATCCCCATCGCCATCACCAACTCACCCAGCACCACCCGATCAATGCCCACCGTCACACCCAACAGCGGTGCATTCGGCATGGCAAAAGTCTCGCATTCGAACGGCACCGGCATCGCCTGGATCAGGTAATGCCCCGCGCCGTACTCCAGGGTACGCGGGCCCAGGTACGCGACCTTGCTGCCCTGGGCGACGATCATCAGGCTCGGTTCATAAATCTGCGGGCCCCGCGCCACATCGCAACTGGCACGCAATACCTGCACGCCCGGCAGGTTCGTGGGCGAGAACCCATCACGGGGTGTCAGGGGTTCGATCAAGGCAACCAACGCGGCATTGGCATCGACATGGCGGGTCAACAACATGGCAAAAACTTCGCGAAAAAGGGGATGAGACCATCATCGCAGGTCTGGCGCCACAACGATCCAATCCAGGTGCACTCCCGGACGAATAGGCATGAGACTCGGAGCAATCGCCATGGCCGCACCCAGGCACGGCGCGGAGAATGCGCCACCTCACCTGTTACTGCACCTGCGAGGTTTCTCCATGTACACCGCCATCGGTTATGCCGCTCAATCGGCCACCACTCCCCTCGCCCCCATGTCCTTCGAACGCCGTAGCCCGCGCGCCGATGACGTGGCGATCGAAATTCTCTACTGCGGCGTCTGCCACTCCGACATCCACCAGGCACGCAACGAATGGGGCATCGCCGTGTACCCGCTGATGCCGGGCCACGAGATCGTCGGTAAGGTCACCGCTGTCGGCGCCAGCGTCACCGCGCACAAAGTCGGTGACCTGGTGGGTGTTGGCTGCATGGTCGACTCCTGCCGTCACTGCGACGCCTGCCACGCGGACCTCGAGCAATACTGCCTCGAAGGCCCGACCATGACCTACGCCACGCCAGACCGGGTCGATGGCAGCAACACCATGGGCGGCTACTCCGACAGCATCGTGGTCAGCGAGCACTTCGTGGTGAAGATCCCGGCCAAGCTCGACCTGGCCAGCGCCGCGCCGATCCTCTGCGCCGGCATCACCACTTACTCGCCGCTCAAGCATTACGGCGTGAAGGCTGGCGACAAGGTTGGCGTTCTGGGCATGGGCGGTTTGGGCCATATGGGCATCAAGTTCGCCAAGGCCATGGGCGCGGAAGTGACGCTGTTCACCCGCTCCGCGAGCAAGGCTGAAGAAGGCCGTCGCCAGGGCGCCGACCACGTGATCGTGTCCACCGACGAAGCCCAGATGAAAGCCGCTGCCGGGCATTTCGACTTCCTGCTGGACACCATTCCGGTGCAGCACGACTTGAATCCCTACCTCGACGTACTGCGCTTTGACGGCGTGCACATCCTGGTAGGTTTGATCGAGCCGGTCGACCCGCCCGTCAACGCTGCCAAGCTGGTGCTGGGCCGCAAAGTGCTGGCCGGTTCGTTGATCGGTGGGGTTGCCGAAACCCAGGAAGTCCTGGATTTCTGCGCCGAGCACGGCATCACCTGCGACATCGAGATGCTCGACATCCGCCAGATCAACGAAGCCTACACCCGCATGATTGCCGGTGATGTGAAGTACCGCTTCGTGATCGACATGGCGACCCTCAAGGCCTGACCAAGATCGTTCCCACGCTCTGCGTGGGAACGCATGCTGTGACGCTCTGCGTCACCGTTGCGCAGGGCTCAAGTGCTGGACGCGGAGCGTCCGAAGCGGCATTCCCACGCGGAGCGTGGGAACGATCACGGCCTGATCAGGCCTTCGCGCCCAACTCCGCTGACAGCCGTGCTGCGACCTGTTTGATCACAGGGATCAGCTCGGCCATTTTCTCCAGCGGCATGTAGGGCACGGTACTGGCGATGCTGATGCCGGCGACGATTCGCCGGCTGGCATCGCGCACCGGTGCCGCGACACAACGGATCGACGGTTCGTTGTCTTCCAGGTCGAACGCATAACCGCCCGCCACGTATTCCTGCATGCGCTGTTCAAACTGCGCCCAGGATTGTTCGGGGTGCTGCGGCCACTGCAGATTCTTCCCGCCCGTCGGCAGGCTGACCTGATACAGGCGCTGCCACTCTTCCACGCTGTCATCCAGCAACAACGCCTTGCCGATCCCGGTGCGCGCCAGCGGCATGCGATGGCCTACACGCGAGCGCATTTCCGGGCCGTTGCGGCCAGGGTTCTTGTGCAGGTACAGCACGTCATCGTATTCGCGAATAGCCAGGTGGATGGTATCGCCGGTCAACGCCGACAACTCGTCCAGATACGGCACTGCCAGGCTGACCAAAGGCAGTTCTTCACGGGCCTGGAAACCCAGCTCGATCAATTTGGGACCCAGCAGATAACCGACTTGCGGCACTACGCGCAGGTAGCGTTCTTCCACCAGGCAACTGGCCAGGCGGTGAGTGGTGCTGCGGGTGGTGCCGATGCGCTTGGCGATTTCCTTCAGATCCCGCGCACCGGCCGCCACTGCCTGCACCACGCCCAGGCCACGAAGCAGGGTTTGAGTGCCGGTGGGCGCGGCTTCTTTGACGGGAGTTTGGGCGTTTTCCTGCATATCGGGCCTATTGGGAAGTACGAAAACGGCGAGCATTATGGCAAATGCGGACCAGCAAAACAGAGGAGATCAAAATGTGGGAGCGGGCTTGCTCGCGAATGCGGTTTTCCAGTTAATGCATACGCTGACTGACACACCGTTTTCGCGAGCAAGCCCGCTCCCACATTGGTCGTGTGGCGCCCTTTTTATCGTTGTTTCATCCTGTCGATAATCACCGCCAGCAACAGGATCGAGCCGCGAATCACGTATTGGTAGAAGGTGTCGATGTTCTTCAGGTTCATCGCGTTTTCGATGATCGCCAGAATCAGCACCCCGGCAATCACATGCCGGATCATCCCGATCCCGCCGCTCAGCGACACCCCGCCCAGCACGCACGCCGAGATCACCGTCAACTCGAACCCCTGGCCAATCATCGGTTGCCCCGAGGTCATCCGCGACGCCAGGATCACCCCGGCCAACGCCCCGATTACCCCGTGCACGGCAAAGATGATGATCTTGGTGCGATCGACATTCACCCCGGCCAACAGCGCCGCTTCCTGGTTGCCACCGATGGCCATGGTGTTGCGCCCGTAGGTGGTGTAGTTCAGCAACCAGCCAAAAAACACAAAGCACAGCACGGTGATGACGATTGGCACCGGCACGCCAAACAGCTGGCCGTTACCAAAGACGAAGAAGTTTTCGTCCATCACGCCGACCGCCTTGCCGTTGGAAAAGATATACGCCAGCCCACGCACGATCTGCATCGTCGCCAGCGTCGTGATCAACGCGTTGATCCGCAGCTTGGCGATCACGATGCCGTTGATCAGCCCCACCACCAGGCCCATGGCCAACGCAGCCGACACGCCGAAGAACACGCTGTCGGTGTCGCGAATCACGATCCCCGCCACCACGCCCGAACAGGCGATCACCGAACCCACCGACAAGTCGAAGTGCCCCGACGCCAGGCAAAACAGCATGGTGCAGGCCGCAATCCCCACAGTGGAAATCGCCAGCCCCAGGCCACGCATGTTCAGCGGCGAGAGGAAGTTGTCGATGAAGATGGCGCTGAGCACAAAGATGCTCAAGGCCGCCAGCAGCATGACCCAATCATCGAGAAACTTGCGCTGGTTGAACCCCGGCCAGAAGCTTCTTGCAGTTTTTACCTGTGACATACCCACCTCGTATTCTTCAGTCCCGCGTACGCGGAAGAGCCAGTTGCAGCAGCCGTGCTTCGTCCGCTTGATCGCGGGTCAATTCGCCGGTCAGGGCGCCTTCGCTCATCACCAGGATGCGGTCGGAGATGCCCATCACTTCCATCAGGTCGCTGGACACCACGATCACCGCGATGCCACTGGCCGCCAGGTTATGAATGATCTGGTAGATCTCCGATTTCGCACCGATATCAATGCCGCGGGTCGGCTCGTCCAGCAGCAACACTTTCATCGGCATCGACAACCAGCGGCCGAGAATCGCCTTCTGCTGATTGCCGCCCGACAGGAACAGAATCGGCTGGTCCGCCGACGGCGTGCGCACGTTCAGCGCGCTGATCTGCCGCTGGGCGTTGGTGCGTTCCCAGCCGCCCTGGATCAGCCAGCCGAAGCGCGCATGGTCACGCCGCGCACTGATATTGATGTTCTCCGCAACACTCGCGCGGGGTACGATGCCTTCCTTCTTGCGGTCCTCGGGGCAGAGCAACACCCCCGCCGCAATCGCATCCCGTGGTGTCTTGAACGTCTGCGCCTGGCCATGCAGCACCAGAGTCCCCTGGGTGCTGCGGGACAGCCCGGCGAGCAGGCGCAACAACTCTGTGCGCCCGGCCCCCACCAGGCCGAACAGCCCGAGAATCTCGCCCTTGTTCACCTGCAGGCTCACCGGTTCCTGCAACCCCGGCCCGAGCAAACCTTCGACTCGCAGCGCTTCACCGCAGTGCTCGCGCGGCCTGTAGTCGTAGATATCCTGGATATCGCGCCCGACCATGCAGTTGACCAGTTGGTCGACGTTCAACTGCGTCATGTCCTCGAACGTGCGCACGAAGCGCCCGTCCTTGAACACCGTCACCGCATCGCAGATACGGAACACTTCTTCCATGCGGTGCGACACGTAGAGGATCACCCGGCCTTCATCCCGCAGTCGGGCGATGATCACCATCAGCCGCTCGATCTCACGGGCCGAGAGGCTGCTGGTGGGTTCGTCGAACGCAATCACATGGGCGTTGCGCGACATGGCCTTGGCGATTTCCACCAGTTGCCGCTGGCCGAGGGACAGGCTGCCCAGGCGCATGTTCGGATCGATTTCATCCGCCAGGCCCTTGAGCAGTTCCCGTGCCTTGCGCACCATCGCCCCGCGATTGACCACGCCAAAGCGCGACGGCATATGCCCCAGCAGCAGGTTCTCGGCGACGGTCATTTCCGGCACCAGTTGCAGCTCCTGGTGAATCACTGCGATGCCGCTGGCGATGCTGTCGGCCGCCGACTTGAAACTCACGCTGCGTTCGCCCAACTGCAAGCTGCCGCTGTTGGGCGGATAAAAACCGCCGAGGATTTTCAGCAAGGTCGACTTGCCCGCGCCGTTCTCGCCCATCAGCGCATGCACCGAATGGGGCCGCGCTTCGAAGCTGATCTGCGCCAGGGCCTTCACCCCGGGAAACTCCTTGCCGATGCCGTTGAAGCGCAGGCTCTCTGCAGCGGCGCTGTTCATTTCCACAGACCGATCTTGCTCAACTCTTCCTTGAAGTTGGCGCGGGTGATCAGGGTCACGTTATCCAGTGCGGTGAACTTGGCAGGCTCAGTGCCTTTGGTCACCCACTCGAACATCGAGGTCGCAGTTTTATAGCCGGACGCATCGGGGCTGAGCAGCATCGAGCCGTAGAAACCGGTGTCGGATTTCTTCAGTTCTTCGATGGCGTCGGTGCCGTTGATGCCCACGCCAATCACGTTTGTGGCCTTGAAGCCGGCGCTTTCGGTGGCGCGTACGCCGCCCAGTACGGTGCTGTCGTTCATGCCGCCAATCAGCAGGTTTTTCGCGCCACTGGGCAGTTTCACCAGGGCCGAGTTGGTGGAGTCCATGGCGCCCGGCACGTCGAGGGTTTTCTGTGCGGTAAACAGGATGTGGTCAACCGGCAGGCCGGCGGCCTTGAGGCCTTCTACCGAACCGTCGGTGCGCTTCTTGCCGGTTTCCAGCTCGTCGAAGGTATTGATGACGGCGTAGGTGTCCTTCCAGTCCCAGTTGCGATGCTTGGCTTCGGTGGCCATGGCCTCGCCTTGTTTCTGGCCGATCTTGTAGGCGTCCAGGCCGACGTAAGGCACGTCTTCCATGGGCTTGCCCTTGGCGTCGACGAAGCGGTCGTCTACCGCCAGCACTTTGAGGTTATTCAGCTTGGCCTTGGCCATGATCGCAGGGCCCAGGGACACGTCCGGCGGGCAGATCACGAAACCCTTGGCGCCGTTGGCGGCCAGGGTGTCGATGGCGGACAGGGTTTTCTCGCCGTCGGGCACGGCGATCTTGATCACGGTGAAACCATGGTCTTTGCCGGCTTTTTCAGCGAAGGCCCATTCGGTCTGGAACCAGGGCTCTTCCGCCTGCTTGACCAGGAAGCCGATCTTTACTTCTTCGGCAGAGGCCAGGCCGCTGAGCGCCATCGTGAGGGCAAGGGTGCCTAGTGTTTTCTTGAGCATGAACCACCTCTTCTTGTTATTTGGAAAAGTTTTAATCGTGGTACATCACCGACCGCCCACCATCGATCATCAGGCAGGTGGCATTGATAAAGGGCGCCTCATCGGTCGCAAGAAACAGTGCCGTCATCGCCACTTCAATCGGCTGGCCGATGCGCTTGGGCGGGTGCAGGTCGAAGGCACGCTGGCGCTCGGCGTGCGGGTCG from Pseudomonas sp. NC02 encodes:
- a CDS encoding electron transfer flavoprotein-ubiquinone oxidoreductase, giving the protein MEREYMEFDVVIVGAGPAGLSAACRLKQKAAEAGKEISVCVVEKGSEVGAHILSGAVFEPRALNELFPDWKELGAPLNTPVVRDDIYVLRSSEASTKVPDFFVPKTMHNEGNYIISLGNLCRWLAQQAENLGVEVYPGFAAQEALFDENGVVRGIITGDLGVDREGNPKEGVYTPGMELRGKYTLFAEGCRGHIGKQLIQRFNLDSDADAQHYGIGLKEIWEIDPAKHQPGLVVHTAGWPLDIMSAENTGGSFLYHLENNQVVVGLIVDLSYSNTFLSPFDEFQRLKHHPVLAQYLEGGKRISYGARAICKGGLNSLPKMVFKGGALIGCDLGTLNFAKIKGSHTAMKSGMLAADAVADRLFAESEGGDELTAYVDSFKNSWLHEELFASRNFGPAMHKFGPIIGAGFNWFDQNILGGKMPFTLHDTKPDYACLKLAKDSKKIDYPKPDGKLSFDKLSSVFISGTNHEEEQPCHLKLKDPSIPIGTNLPLYDEPAQRYCPAGVYEVITKEDGEKRFQINAQNCVHCKTCDIKDPSQNITWVTPEGAGGPTYPNM
- a CDS encoding AraC family transcriptional regulator, coding for MLLTRHVDANAALVALIEPLTPRDGFSPTNLPGVQVLRASCDVARGPQIYEPSLMIVAQGSKVAYLGPRTLEYGAGHYLIQAMPVPFECETFAMPNAPLLGVTVGIDRVVLGELVMAMGIQSGPPPAAQTLESMSSVVLDDAMRGCVERLLQCLHDPLESRIMGPARVRELLFTALRGPQADVLRALVEQQGQFSRVATSLNHLHAHYAEPLNIETLAGYAHMSASTFHEHFKRCTLLSPVQYLKRLRLLKAQQLLLVEGMGVAQAAHSVGYQSTSQFSREYKRYFERSPGDERAA
- a CDS encoding NAD(P)-dependent alcohol dehydrogenase; the encoded protein is MYTAIGYAAQSATTPLAPMSFERRSPRADDVAIEILYCGVCHSDIHQARNEWGIAVYPLMPGHEIVGKVTAVGASVTAHKVGDLVGVGCMVDSCRHCDACHADLEQYCLEGPTMTYATPDRVDGSNTMGGYSDSIVVSEHFVVKIPAKLDLASAAPILCAGITTYSPLKHYGVKAGDKVGVLGMGGLGHMGIKFAKAMGAEVTLFTRSASKAEEGRRQGADHVIVSTDEAQMKAAAGHFDFLLDTIPVQHDLNPYLDVLRFDGVHILVGLIEPVDPPVNAAKLVLGRKVLAGSLIGGVAETQEVLDFCAEHGITCDIEMLDIRQINEAYTRMIAGDVKYRFVIDMATLKA
- a CDS encoding IclR family transcriptional regulator is translated as MQENAQTPVKEAAPTGTQTLLRGLGVVQAVAAGARDLKEIAKRIGTTRSTTHRLASCLVEERYLRVVPQVGYLLGPKLIELGFQAREELPLVSLAVPYLDELSALTGDTIHLAIREYDDVLYLHKNPGRNGPEMRSRVGHRMPLARTGIGKALLLDDSVEEWQRLYQVSLPTGGKNLQWPQHPEQSWAQFEQRMQEYVAGGYAFDLEDNEPSIRCVAAPVRDASRRIVAGISIASTVPYMPLEKMAELIPVIKQVAARLSAELGAKA
- the araH gene encoding L-arabinose ABC transporter permease AraH encodes the protein MSQVKTARSFWPGFNQRKFLDDWVMLLAALSIFVLSAIFIDNFLSPLNMRGLGLAISTVGIAACTMLFCLASGHFDLSVGSVIACSGVVAGIVIRDTDSVFFGVSAALAMGLVVGLINGIVIAKLRINALITTLATMQIVRGLAYIFSNGKAVGVMDENFFVFGNGQLFGVPVPIVITVLCFVFFGWLLNYTTYGRNTMAIGGNQEAALLAGVNVDRTKIIIFAVHGVIGALAGVILASRMTSGQPMIGQGFELTVISACVLGGVSLSGGIGMIRHVIAGVLILAIIENAMNLKNIDTFYQYVIRGSILLLAVIIDRMKQR
- the araG gene encoding L-arabinose ABC transporter ATP-binding protein AraG, with translation MNSAAAESLRFNGIGKEFPGVKALAQISFEARPHSVHALMGENGAGKSTLLKILGGFYPPNSGSLQLGERSVSFKSAADSIASGIAVIHQELQLVPEMTVAENLLLGHMPSRFGVVNRGAMVRKARELLKGLADEIDPNMRLGSLSLGQRQLVEIAKAMSRNAHVIAFDEPTSSLSAREIERLMVIIARLRDEGRVILYVSHRMEEVFRICDAVTVFKDGRFVRTFEDMTQLNVDQLVNCMVGRDIQDIYDYRPREHCGEALRVEGLLGPGLQEPVSLQVNKGEILGLFGLVGAGRTELLRLLAGLSRSTQGTLVLHGQAQTFKTPRDAIAAGVLLCPEDRKKEGIVPRASVAENINISARRDHARFGWLIQGGWERTNAQRQISALNVRTPSADQPILFLSGGNQQKAILGRWLSMPMKVLLLDEPTRGIDIGAKSEIYQIIHNLAASGIAVIVVSSDLMEVMGISDRILVMSEGALTGELTRDQADEARLLQLALPRTRD
- a CDS encoding substrate-binding domain-containing protein: MLKKTLGTLALTMALSGLASAEEVKIGFLVKQAEEPWFQTEWAFAEKAGKDHGFTVIKIAVPDGEKTLSAIDTLAANGAKGFVICPPDVSLGPAIMAKAKLNNLKVLAVDDRFVDAKGKPMEDVPYVGLDAYKIGQKQGEAMATEAKHRNWDWKDTYAVINTFDELETGKKRTDGSVEGLKAAGLPVDHILFTAQKTLDVPGAMDSTNSALVKLPSGAKNLLIGGMNDSTVLGGVRATESAGFKATNVIGVGINGTDAIEELKKSDTGFYGSMLLSPDASGYKTATSMFEWVTKGTEPAKFTALDNVTLITRANFKEELSKIGLWK